The following proteins are co-located in the Hevea brasiliensis isolate MT/VB/25A 57/8 chromosome 11, ASM3005281v1, whole genome shotgun sequence genome:
- the LOC110652553 gene encoding cysteine-rich receptor-like protein kinase 25: MIQEDTRITLLPFLVHLFSALFCSLHFAGFGSFKSPLGQAKGQIVSLAFLLLNTTSVVWLYSYCKNGTIFTRNGILQQIKNGTNFTSNGIYQQNLHSLLSFLSSNATQGKGFYYATAGQDPSNVAYGLFLCRGDIVPLKGVCQECVLTATKDIVQYCPKEKASIIWYDECMLRYSNESFFYRVEEDPAFKMVNAAPPVNESERLMGLVATTMTDVAARAANDPSGKRFDTEEVNFTSSQTLYTLVQCTQDLSVADCSKCLREAIGSLPQCCYGRIGGRIIYPSCIVRYELHPFYRVEDIPAPPPSATTGDKRKIRMILLAVGIPTVLIAILVGSCLVYLLRKRRKAKGNSKNGKDLPELLQDMASPRMTEEGNLPNSAELPVMDLTTIREATDNFSDSNKLGRGGFGTVYKGVLTDGKEIAVKRLSKKSCQGLVELKNEIILIAKLQHRNLVRLLGCSIEGEEKLLIYEFMPNKSLDFFLFDSSKGVQLDWQRRLSIINGIARGLLYLHEDSRLRVIHRDLKAGNILLDHEMNPKISDFGMARIFGGKQSEANTKRVVGTFGYMAPEYAMQGLLSVKSDIFSFGVLLLEIISGKKNSGFFSDDGESLLIFAWNLWSKNQ, translated from the exons ATGATTCAAGAAGATACTAGAATTACATTATTGCCCTTTCTTGTTCATTTATTTTCTGCTTTGTTTTGTAGTTTACATTTTGCAGGTTTCGGAAGCTTCAAGTCTCCTCTCGGTCAAGCGAAGGGCCAGATAGTCTCGTTAGCATTCTTATTACTTAACACAACCA GTGTCGTCTGGCTTTATAGCTATTGCAAAAACGGCACTATCTTCACACGAAATGGTATCCTTCAGCAGATTAAAAATGGCACTAACTTCACATCAAATGGTATCTATCAGCAGAATCTCCATTCCttgctctcttttctttcttccaatGCAACCCAGGGGAAGGGATTCTACTACGCCACAGCAGGTCAAGACCCTTCCAACGTGGCCTACGGCCTCTTCCTTTGCAGAGGTGATATTGTCCCGTTGAAAGGTGTCTGCCAAGAATGTGTCTTGACTGCTACCAAAGATATTGTTCAATATTGCCCTAAAGAGAAGGCGTCCATCAtttggtatgatgaatgcatgcTACGCTACTCCAATGAATCTTTCTTCTATCGAGTGGAAGAAGACCCTGCATTCAAAATGGTGAACGCCGCACCACCAGTAAACGAATCAGAGCGCTTGATGGGGTTAGTGGCAACAACGATGACCGATGTGGCAGCACGGGCTGCAAATGATCCGTCTGGTAAAAGATTCGACACAGAAGAAGTGAACTTCACGAGCTCTCAAACACTGTATACGCTTGTGCAGTGCACCCAAGATTTATCGGTTGCCGATTGCAGCAAGTGCCTTCGAGAAGCTATTGGTTCATTGCCCCAGTGCTGTTATGGGAGAATAGGGGGCAGAATTATATATCCTAGCTGTATTGTTAGATATGAATTGCATCCATTTTATCGGGTTGAGGATATTCCAGCCCCACCACCATCAGCCACAACAG GAGATAAACGGAAGATTCGGATGATCCTGCTTGCTGTGGGAATACCAACAGTGCTAATCGCGATTCTCGTTGGCTCTTGTCTTGTCTATCTGCTGCGGAAAAGAAGAAAAGCGAAGGGTAATTCAA AAAATGGAAAAGACCTGCCCGAATTATTACAAGACATGGCAAGCCCTAGAATGACAGAAGAAGGTAATTTGCCGAATTCCGCGGAGCTTCCTGTTATGGATCTAACCACTATAAGAGAAGCAACAGACAACTTTTCGGATTCAAACAAACTTGGGCGTGGCGGGTTCGGCACTGTTTACAAG GGTGTGTTAACAGACGGGAAGGAAATAGCTGTTAAAAGGTTGTCAAAGAAGTCATGTCAAGGGTTGGTGGAGTTGAAGAATGAAATCATACTAATTGCGAAACTCCAACACCGAAACCTTGTGAGGCTTCTGGGATGTAGCATAGAGGGGGAGGAAAAATTGCTCATATATGAGTTCATGCCGAATAAAAGCCTTGATTTCTTTCTCTTTG ATTCAAGCAAGGGCGTCCAACTTGATTGGCAAAGACGGCTTAGCATTATCAATGGAATTGCTCGTGGCCTCTTGTATCTACATGAAGATTCTCGTCTTAGAGTTATTCACAGGGACCTCAAGGCTGGTAATATTTTGCTTGACCATGAGATGAATCCAAAGATATCTGATTTTGGAATGGCAAGGATTTTTGGTGGAAAGCAAAGTGAGGCTAATACAAAGAGAGTTGTTGGAACCTT tGGATACATGGCACCAGAGTATGCAATGCAAGGATTATTATCAGTAAAATCAgatattttcagttttggagttctCTTATTAGAGATAATAAGCGGGAAAAAAAATAGTGGCTTTTTTTCAGACGATGGAGAGAGCCTCCTTATATTT gCATGGAATCTGTGGTCTAAAAATCAATGA